From Meiothermus sp., a single genomic window includes:
- a CDS encoding HAD family hydrolase: MQALIFDVDGVIAETEEGHRLAFNRAFAEAGLDIEWSQELYERLLWVTGGKERIAHYLYHCPECPKLLEADIARLHRRKTELYNQIVASGEVPFRPGVLRLWREARAQGVKLAIATTTSLPNVEVLLRQAGEEVLGWFETIVAGDMVPRKKPAPDVYIRALENLGIAPEEALAIEDSQNGLIAAQKAGIPTLITYSHYTREQRFEGALAVLEHLGEPELPAQVVAGPRSCAMVVTLEVLRDWHGRFVRV, from the coding sequence ATGCAAGCACTCATCTTCGATGTAGACGGCGTAATCGCCGAGACCGAGGAGGGCCACCGGCTGGCCTTCAACCGGGCTTTTGCCGAGGCCGGCCTGGATATCGAGTGGAGCCAGGAGCTCTACGAGCGGCTTTTATGGGTCACGGGCGGCAAAGAGCGCATCGCCCACTACCTCTACCACTGCCCGGAGTGCCCCAAGCTCCTGGAGGCCGACATCGCCCGGCTCCACCGGCGCAAAACCGAGCTGTACAACCAAATCGTGGCCTCGGGTGAGGTGCCCTTCCGGCCGGGGGTGCTCAGGCTCTGGCGCGAGGCGCGGGCGCAGGGGGTAAAGCTCGCCATCGCCACCACCACCTCGCTGCCCAACGTGGAGGTGCTCTTGCGCCAGGCCGGGGAAGAGGTGCTGGGCTGGTTCGAGACCATCGTAGCGGGCGATATGGTGCCCAGAAAGAAGCCTGCTCCCGACGTGTATATCCGGGCCCTGGAGAACCTGGGCATTGCGCCCGAAGAGGCTTTGGCCATCGAAGACTCCCAAAACGGCCTGATTGCCGCCCAGAAAGCCGGGATTCCCACCCTCATCACCTACAGCCACTACACCCGCGAGCAGCGCTTTGAGGGGGCCCTGGCGGTGCTGGAGCACCTGGGGGAGCCGGAACTGCCCGCCCAAGTGGTCGCCGGGCCGCGTAGCTGTGCGATGGTGGTCACCCTCGAGGTGCTGCGCGACTGGCACGGGAGGTTTGTGAGGGTCTAA
- a CDS encoding Dabb family protein, with protein sequence MVRHLIVFNTEASEEGVRAMFEQARAVLGQIPGVVGFELGKALGEAPRYRYLLVVDFAHEGVISLYRDHPLHQAFANAVFRPMAPDRLTTDFVRLYPEGA encoded by the coding sequence ATGGTGCGGCATCTGATCGTCTTCAACACCGAGGCTTCCGAAGAGGGGGTGCGGGCGATGTTTGAGCAAGCCAGAGCGGTGCTGGGGCAGATACCGGGCGTGGTGGGTTTTGAGCTAGGCAAGGCGCTAGGCGAAGCGCCCCGCTACCGCTACTTGCTGGTGGTGGACTTTGCCCACGAAGGCGTAATCTCTCTCTACCGCGACCATCCACTGCACCAGGCCTTCGCCAATGCGGTCTTCCGGCCCATGGCCCCCGACCGCCTCACCACCGACTTTGTGCGGCTTTACCCGGAGGGTGCATGA
- a CDS encoding annexin VII, whose protein sequence is MTAEVFRRMPYAEALPQARRILVDGYGEGLVLQGTGGYYGLYYLFGVLGLREPVPSHPPDWVEGPRQSQEDFKEPYQMAHWLEENGYNLFVNESK, encoded by the coding sequence ATGACCGCCGAGGTATTTCGCCGGATGCCCTACGCCGAGGCCCTGCCCCAGGCCCGGCGGATACTGGTAGACGGCTACGGAGAGGGGTTGGTGCTCCAGGGGACGGGCGGCTACTACGGGCTTTACTACCTTTTTGGGGTGCTAGGCCTGCGCGAGCCCGTGCCTTCCCATCCCCCCGACTGGGTAGAGGGGCCTAGGCAAAGCCAGGAAGACTTCAAAGAGCCCTACCAGATGGCTCACTGGCTCGAGGAGAACGGCTACAACCTTTTTGTGAACGAGAGCAAGTAG
- a CDS encoding class I fructose-bisphosphate aldolase: MTEPRLNRLFAPDGRCLNVAVDHGVFGELGFLEGLENLGQAVQTLVETGPDALQLAPGQAHLLQRLPGRQKPALVLRTDTTNAYGTTSAGLLFAEMTEGVVELALRLDAASLVVNLLWLPGETELYRDSLRNVQRLKAEAGRYGMPLMVEPLAMRPGRAGYEADGDVNRIVPLVRQAVELGADVIKADFTENLEDYHRVVEAASSRPVLVRGGGRVDDRVLLERTYRVMAQGAKGLVYGRNIVQHKNPRGMVRALMRIVHEGAAPEEAAASLSGVGA; this comes from the coding sequence ATGACCGAGCCCCGCCTCAACCGCCTCTTTGCCCCCGACGGTCGCTGCTTGAACGTGGCGGTCGACCACGGCGTCTTCGGAGAGCTAGGCTTCCTGGAGGGCCTCGAGAACCTGGGCCAAGCCGTGCAAACCCTGGTGGAAACAGGCCCCGACGCCCTCCAGCTAGCCCCCGGGCAGGCCCACCTTCTGCAGCGCCTGCCGGGAAGGCAAAAGCCCGCCTTGGTGTTGCGCACCGACACCACCAACGCCTACGGTACCACCTCAGCAGGGTTGCTCTTCGCCGAGATGACGGAGGGGGTGGTTGAGCTGGCCCTGCGGCTGGACGCGGCCTCGTTGGTGGTCAACCTCCTGTGGCTGCCGGGGGAGACCGAGCTTTACCGGGATAGCCTCCGGAACGTGCAGCGGCTCAAAGCCGAGGCTGGGCGCTACGGGATGCCCCTCATGGTGGAGCCCCTGGCCATGCGGCCTGGCCGGGCTGGCTACGAAGCAGACGGGGACGTGAACCGGATTGTGCCCCTGGTGCGCCAGGCGGTGGAGCTTGGGGCCGATGTGATCAAGGCCGACTTCACCGAGAACCTGGAGGACTACCACCGGGTGGTGGAGGCGGCCTCGAGCCGGCCGGTGCTGGTGCGGGGGGGTGGGCGGGTGGACGACCGCGTCCTTTTAGAACGCACCTACCGGGTGATGGCGCAAGGGGCGAAGGGCCTGGTGTATGGGCGAAACATCGTGCAGCACAAGAACCCCCGGGGAATGGTGCGGGCCCTAATGCGTATTGTGCACGAGGGAGCCGCCCCAGAGGAGGCCGCGGCTTCTCTGAGCGGGGTCGGGGCATAA
- a CDS encoding DUF3422 family protein, with the protein MVRPIEAYREAGVLPPDDPLRLQLHNELHARPTPRIRLPALVLQVAVRHEGVSREAELEHLRRLSGLGELELDQLAGTYLRLRLPGGSLRWERHTEFSTYTLVQGMPSLEPSPEVNLLEHLIVDPAWLRGIPGRTLSAVKLVMLEGPVEKALEIARPWFGGGPVVASMMGRGGHSCAVTDFRLRPNGFERMVVVAPPGTSETRAGRIAARLLEMEAYRMMALLGFPLARALRPMLFESEQALAQITARIRDENKADAELLDELEALAARVEHAIAEHSYRFSATAAYHALVQARLAELRETPIPGTQTIGEFLQRRFSPAMATVESTAARLAALSQRIERAGALLRTRVDIALETQNQELLNKLRRGQELQYQLQRTVEGLSIAAISYYVVGLLYYLFKAGKEAGLPLSPELAAGLAIPGVVLGVWWLTRQIHHRLLGRYQGD; encoded by the coding sequence ATGGTACGCCCCATAGAAGCCTACCGCGAGGCGGGGGTGCTCCCACCCGACGACCCCCTGCGCCTGCAGCTCCACAACGAGCTACACGCCCGGCCTACCCCGCGCATCCGCTTGCCCGCCTTGGTGTTGCAGGTGGCCGTGCGGCACGAAGGGGTGAGCCGGGAAGCGGAGCTCGAACACCTGCGCCGTCTGTCGGGCCTGGGGGAGCTCGAGCTCGACCAGCTTGCCGGCACCTACTTGCGCCTGCGCCTGCCGGGAGGTTCGCTGCGCTGGGAGCGGCACACCGAGTTCAGCACCTACACCCTGGTACAGGGCATGCCGAGCCTCGAGCCCAGCCCCGAGGTCAACCTGCTGGAACACCTGATTGTGGATCCGGCCTGGCTGAGGGGCATCCCGGGCCGCACCCTCTCGGCGGTGAAGCTGGTCATGCTCGAGGGGCCGGTGGAAAAAGCCCTGGAAATTGCCCGTCCCTGGTTTGGTGGAGGGCCGGTGGTGGCCTCGATGATGGGCCGGGGCGGGCATAGCTGCGCTGTCACCGACTTCCGCCTGCGCCCAAACGGGTTTGAGCGCATGGTGGTAGTGGCCCCCCCGGGCACCAGCGAAACCCGCGCGGGGCGTATTGCCGCCCGGCTTTTGGAGATGGAGGCCTACCGCATGATGGCCCTGCTGGGCTTCCCGCTGGCGCGGGCCCTGCGCCCCATGCTCTTCGAGTCCGAGCAGGCCCTGGCCCAGATTACCGCTCGCATCCGCGACGAAAATAAAGCCGATGCCGAGTTGCTGGATGAGCTCGAGGCCCTGGCGGCCCGCGTCGAGCACGCCATCGCCGAGCACAGCTACCGCTTCAGCGCCACTGCCGCCTACCACGCGCTGGTGCAGGCCCGCCTGGCCGAGTTGCGCGAGACCCCCATCCCCGGCACCCAGACCATCGGGGAGTTCCTGCAGCGCCGCTTTAGCCCCGCCATGGCCACGGTGGAGTCCACCGCCGCCCGGCTTGCGGCCCTTTCCCAGCGCATCGAGCGAGCCGGGGCGCTCTTGCGGACCCGGGTGGACATTGCCCTGGAAACCCAGAACCAGGAGCTCCTGAACAAGCTCCGGCGCGGCCAGGAACTGCAGTACCAGCTCCAGCGCACCGTGGAGGGGCTCTCCATTGCGGCCATCTCCTACTACGTGGTGGGGCTTTTGTACTACCTGTTCAAGGCGGGCAAGGAGGCGGGCCTGCCCCTCTCGCCCGAGCTGGCCGCTGGGCTGGCCATCCCGGGGGTGGTGCTGGGGGTGTGGTGGCTCACCCGGCAGATTCACCACCGGCTGCTGGGGCGATACCAGGGGGATTAA
- a CDS encoding CZB domain-containing protein translates to MNLLDWIRSWGRKQPTEAPVLEASEQHFMGLDVQAVINAHLAWRKRLEDCILGHSNEELDIGTIMQDNQCLLGQWLYGQGARSTLALHPEFAALRESHRMFHLYAARVVQTLRMRGVEAAQVMLETDFDRLSKDIVFNLAALMQKERTLH, encoded by the coding sequence ATGAACCTACTCGACTGGATTCGGAGCTGGGGCCGTAAACAACCTACAGAAGCCCCCGTGCTGGAAGCAAGCGAACAGCATTTCATGGGTCTGGATGTGCAAGCGGTGATCAACGCCCACCTGGCCTGGCGCAAGCGACTCGAGGACTGCATACTGGGCCACTCCAACGAAGAGCTAGATATCGGAACCATCATGCAGGATAACCAGTGTCTGCTGGGCCAGTGGCTCTACGGGCAGGGTGCCCGCAGTACCCTGGCCCTGCACCCCGAGTTTGCCGCTCTGCGCGAATCGCACCGCATGTTTCACCTGTACGCTGCGCGTGTTGTGCAGACCCTGCGGATGCGGGGGGTGGAGGCGGCCCAGGTCATGCTCGAGACCGACTTCGACCGCCTCTCCAAGGACATCGTCTTCAACCTGGCTGCCCTCATGCAAAAAGAGCGCACCCTGCACTGA
- a CDS encoding TlpA disulfide reductase family protein, with amino-acid sequence MKRWLATLVLLAVGLAVSPGQVAPDFRLRDAAGKVYTLASFKGKPVVITFWASWCPICRAEFPKLHQLAQEYKVPFVVISREPRDTEQVVRDYMKNYPKFLPLLALPGGDTPVAVANRYKVLGQPWTFVLDSEGKLVNFYAGKVEVESLKDDLALAGYE; translated from the coding sequence ATGAAACGCTGGTTAGCAACGCTGGTTTTGTTGGCTGTGGGCCTGGCCGTTTCGCCGGGCCAGGTAGCGCCGGATTTCCGGCTACGCGATGCCGCGGGCAAGGTGTACACCCTGGCCAGCTTCAAAGGGAAGCCGGTGGTCATCACTTTCTGGGCCAGTTGGTGTCCTATCTGCCGGGCCGAGTTCCCCAAACTGCACCAGCTAGCCCAGGAGTACAAGGTACCCTTTGTGGTGATCAGCCGTGAGCCGCGCGATACCGAGCAGGTGGTGCGGGATTACATGAAAAACTACCCCAAGTTTTTACCCTTGCTGGCCTTGCCGGGAGGCGATACCCCGGTGGCAGTAGCCAACCGCTACAAGGTGCTGGGCCAGCCCTGGACCTTTGTGCTGGATAGCGAAGGCAAGCTGGTTAACTTCTACGCCGGCAAGGTTGAGGTGGAGTCCCTTAAGGACGACCTGGCCCTGGCCGGGTACGAGTAG
- a CDS encoding thioredoxin fold domain-containing protein, with protein MLRYILLALLGLLGTAKAQRVDFDRWYPYPQASQYAQSHGRILMVYFWSEACPYCDQMNTHVFSDAAVSRTLERSFVVASVNSQSPEGRALSAQMRAFGTPSFVFFVPQRGTLKEAGRLFGSRTRAQFLQELQQICAQMGGEGCG; from the coding sequence ATGCTTCGATACATTTTGCTGGCGCTTTTAGGGTTGTTGGGCACAGCCAAGGCCCAGCGGGTGGATTTTGACCGCTGGTATCCCTACCCCCAGGCCAGCCAGTACGCCCAGTCGCACGGGCGCATCCTGATGGTTTACTTCTGGAGCGAGGCCTGCCCCTACTGCGACCAGATGAACACCCATGTCTTTTCCGATGCGGCGGTCTCGAGAACCCTCGAGCGCAGTTTTGTGGTGGCCAGCGTGAACAGCCAGAGCCCCGAGGGCCGCGCTCTCAGCGCCCAGATGCGGGCTTTTGGTACACCCAGTTTTGTCTTCTTCGTACCCCAGAGGGGTACGTTGAAAGAAGCGGGGCGGCTATTTGGTAGCCGTACCCGGGCGCAGTTCCTGCAAGAACTGCAGCAGATCTGCGCCCAAATGGGAGGTGAAGGTTGTGGATAG
- the soxY gene encoding thiosulfate oxidation carrier protein SoxY produces the protein MDRRTFLKASAGAVAGTMLANQLTSALAQGALEGEDITNLEKGLQQVLGKSFKDLTPSPQVKLVAPTIAESGANVPVEIEASLPADQVKAIHCFSDKNANPLLFTVILNGVLPYYATRVRVAETAPVRAVVETKDGKFLMASQSVRVTVGGCG, from the coding sequence GTGGATAGAAGAACCTTTTTAAAAGCGTCGGCAGGGGCCGTTGCCGGGACGATGCTGGCCAACCAGTTGACCTCGGCCTTAGCCCAGGGCGCCCTCGAGGGCGAGGACATCACCAACCTCGAGAAGGGCCTGCAACAGGTATTGGGCAAGAGCTTCAAGGACTTGACCCCATCGCCGCAGGTCAAGCTCGTCGCGCCCACCATTGCCGAGTCGGGCGCCAACGTGCCGGTGGAGATCGAGGCCAGCCTGCCTGCCGATCAGGTCAAGGCCATTCACTGCTTTAGCGACAAGAACGCCAATCCCCTGCTCTTTACGGTGATTCTCAACGGCGTTTTGCCCTACTACGCAACCCGGGTGCGGGTGGCCGAAACGGCCCCGGTACGGGCGGTGGTCGAGACTAAAGACGGCAAGTTCTTGATGGCTTCCCAGTCGGTGCGGGTCACGGTGGGCGGCTGCGGTTAA
- the soxZ gene encoding thiosulfate oxidation carrier complex protein SoxZ — protein sequence MAINILVRFNPAKPKAGEEVRVQIVVQHPMEPGTRRDASGKLIPADYINEVNVLMDNQLIAQVKPGPGTSANPLFAFKMKASKAGQLKVTCKDLNGQTGEKTADLTLA from the coding sequence ATGGCGATTAATATCCTGGTTCGTTTCAACCCGGCCAAACCCAAAGCCGGTGAAGAAGTTCGGGTACAGATTGTGGTGCAGCACCCCATGGAACCTGGCACCCGTCGGGATGCCAGCGGCAAGCTGATTCCCGCCGACTACATCAACGAGGTGAATGTGCTGATGGATAACCAGCTCATCGCCCAGGTCAAGCCCGGCCCCGGTACCAGCGCCAACCCGCTGTTTGCGTTCAAGATGAAGGCCAGCAAGGCCGGGCAGCTCAAAGTCACCTGTAAAGACCTAAACGGCCAGACCGGCGAAAAAACCGCAGACCTGACCCTGGCCTAG
- the soxA gene encoding sulfur oxidation c-type cytochrome SoxA codes for MGRFWRLVGAAVLALFSLVVLAQEEDDPVKEAEKQKKQLLEQSGGILPSDLYVEQGEQLFKAKRGPKQVSLEACDFGRGPGKLEGVVGRLPRYFFDTRRVEDLDSRIRTCMIRLQGFQPQEIRRSDVVAIAFYLASLSNEQPVTVRPLMPQEKKMYELGERLFYLRAGPRDMGCATCHVSYVGRRAGVLPYSDILKDKRAASHWPAFRYSNDQAWTMADRIRACYSNLSMPAPDFYSEPIIALTLFMNVQARGARMDLPGFIR; via the coding sequence ATGGGTCGCTTCTGGCGTTTGGTTGGGGCAGCAGTTCTGGCCCTCTTCAGCCTCGTGGTACTGGCCCAGGAAGAGGACGATCCGGTCAAAGAGGCCGAGAAACAAAAGAAGCAGCTCTTGGAGCAGAGCGGCGGCATTCTACCCAGCGACTTGTACGTGGAGCAGGGCGAGCAGCTTTTTAAAGCCAAGCGCGGGCCCAAGCAGGTGAGCCTCGAGGCCTGCGACTTTGGCCGGGGGCCGGGGAAGCTCGAGGGAGTAGTAGGGCGGCTGCCCCGCTACTTCTTCGACACCCGCCGGGTAGAAGACCTCGACTCGCGTATCCGCACCTGCATGATCCGGCTCCAGGGCTTCCAACCCCAGGAAATCCGGCGCAGTGACGTGGTGGCCATTGCCTTTTACCTGGCCTCGCTCTCCAACGAGCAGCCCGTGACGGTGCGCCCCCTGATGCCCCAGGAGAAAAAAATGTATGAGCTGGGCGAGCGACTCTTCTACCTGCGGGCCGGCCCTCGGGATATGGGCTGTGCAACCTGCCATGTGAGCTACGTGGGCCGTCGGGCTGGGGTGCTGCCGTACTCCGACATCCTCAAGGACAAACGCGCCGCCAGCCACTGGCCGGCCTTCCGTTACTCCAACGACCAGGCCTGGACCATGGCCGACCGCATCCGGGCCTGCTACAGCAACCTGAGCATGCCCGCCCCCGACTTCTACTCCGAGCCCATCATCGCCCTGACTCTCTTCATGAACGTGCAGGCTCGAGGGGCGCGGATGGACTTACCTGGGTTCATTCGTTAG
- the soxX gene encoding sulfur oxidation c-type cytochrome SoxX, producing MRRFYLPTLLLLLLGLASGQTGPSYIDAELQRLIQAGGQNYANTLLKQAPDQALCSIHRNKLPAEVLGPFIEAQRASIKYPADGKLMGDWKQGEPIFNTLARGNCFSCHMGSPLNIGGNVGPSLEKYGQRGTSEAIQKYTYEVIYNPWAYFPCTVMYRFGHGGLLKPEEIAHVVAYLLDPASDFNTKPALKR from the coding sequence GTGCGGCGATTCTACCTACCCACGTTGCTTCTTTTGCTTCTCGGCCTGGCCAGTGGCCAGACCGGCCCGTCCTACATCGACGCCGAGCTGCAGCGGCTGATCCAGGCCGGAGGCCAGAACTACGCCAATACCCTGCTCAAGCAGGCCCCCGACCAGGCCCTTTGCTCTATCCACCGCAACAAGCTGCCCGCCGAGGTGCTGGGCCCCTTCATCGAAGCGCAGCGGGCGAGTATCAAGTACCCCGCCGACGGCAAGCTGATGGGCGACTGGAAACAGGGCGAACCCATCTTCAACACCCTGGCCCGGGGCAACTGTTTTTCCTGTCACATGGGCTCCCCCCTCAACATTGGGGGGAATGTGGGGCCCAGCCTGGAGAAGTACGGTCAGCGGGGTACTTCGGAAGCCATTCAGAAGTACACCTACGAGGTGATCTACAACCCCTGGGCCTACTTCCCCTGCACGGTAATGTACCGCTTCGGGCACGGCGGCCTGCTCAAGCCGGAGGAGATTGCCCATGTGGTGGCCTACCTGCTTGACCCGGCCTCGGACTTCAACACTAAACCGGCGCTAAAGCGCTAG
- the soxB gene encoding thiosulfohydrolase SoxB, which translates to MTRRELVQLLLALGITSPRAFAQAMERPEQLYDLPPFGNVTLLFNTDLHGQLRPHYFMEPPNLLAAKALEGKPGYLTGEAFLRYYGLRRGSLEAYAFSSVDFAALAQRFGPMGGGAYIGALIKQQKAQAGENRTLVLDGGDTWTNSGISLLTKGQVMVDWMNRVGFDHMVFHWEYTLGHERVEELVKVLKAQVVSFNIVDDLFGDPIYPPYAIHERGGYTLGLIGSTFPYVKVSHPEEFSEGLSFGVRENELQKYVDELRGKGVDAVVLLSHNGVPLDLALAARIKGIDLILTGHTHDFTPAPIRVGNTWVVAGGSAGKAVVRVDLQMKKGGIADIRAKTLPVATRLIKPDPAIEAFIREAYAPHLDYLDQVLGTTETLLYKRDSVYSTLDELSGRAVQAAYPEVEVAFGTGTRWGTAILPGQPITMDKILAYTGYTYPEVYVFRLKGERLLAVLEDVAANTFNPDPFYQQGGDMSRVFGLSYDLAVNAPTGQRIRNVAIKGRRLDPNREYTLASFGGRLQRSGTLVEKYTPRPIYDLIAEYLKQVKTVNIPPRPGVRVLDQRYVLPG; encoded by the coding sequence ATGACCCGACGTGAACTAGTACAACTCTTGCTGGCCCTGGGTATAACCTCCCCTAGAGCCTTTGCCCAGGCCATGGAACGCCCCGAGCAGCTTTACGATCTGCCGCCTTTTGGCAACGTCACCCTGCTCTTCAACACCGACCTGCACGGCCAACTTAGGCCTCACTACTTTATGGAGCCGCCCAACCTTTTGGCCGCCAAGGCCCTGGAGGGCAAGCCCGGCTACCTGACCGGCGAGGCCTTTTTGCGCTACTACGGCCTGCGGCGGGGTAGCCTCGAGGCCTACGCCTTTTCCTCGGTAGACTTTGCGGCCCTGGCCCAGCGCTTTGGGCCCATGGGGGGTGGGGCTTACATCGGCGCCCTTATCAAGCAACAAAAGGCCCAGGCAGGCGAAAACCGCACCCTGGTGCTGGATGGCGGCGACACCTGGACCAACTCCGGTATCTCGCTGCTGACCAAGGGCCAGGTGATGGTGGACTGGATGAACCGGGTGGGCTTCGACCACATGGTCTTCCACTGGGAGTACACCCTGGGCCACGAACGTGTAGAGGAGCTGGTCAAGGTGCTCAAAGCCCAGGTTGTCAGCTTCAACATCGTGGACGACCTCTTTGGCGACCCCATTTACCCGCCCTATGCCATCCACGAGAGGGGGGGCTATACCCTGGGTCTTATCGGTTCCACCTTCCCGTATGTGAAGGTCTCGCACCCGGAGGAGTTCTCCGAGGGGCTTTCGTTTGGGGTGCGGGAAAACGAGCTGCAAAAATACGTGGACGAACTGCGCGGCAAGGGCGTGGACGCGGTGGTGCTGCTCTCACACAACGGTGTACCGCTGGACTTGGCGCTGGCGGCCCGCATCAAGGGTATAGATCTGATCCTGACCGGCCACACCCACGACTTCACCCCTGCTCCCATCCGGGTGGGCAACACCTGGGTGGTGGCCGGGGGTTCGGCGGGCAAAGCGGTGGTGCGGGTGGACTTGCAGATGAAGAAAGGCGGGATCGCCGATATCCGGGCCAAGACCCTGCCGGTGGCCACCCGCCTGATCAAGCCCGACCCGGCCATAGAGGCCTTCATCCGCGAGGCCTACGCCCCCCACCTGGACTACCTCGATCAGGTGCTGGGCACCACCGAGACCCTGCTCTACAAGCGCGACTCCGTCTACTCCACCCTGGACGAGCTGTCGGGGCGGGCGGTGCAGGCTGCCTACCCCGAGGTGGAGGTGGCCTTTGGCACCGGCACCCGCTGGGGTACTGCTATCCTGCCAGGCCAGCCCATCACCATGGACAAAATCCTGGCCTACACCGGCTACACCTACCCCGAGGTGTATGTCTTCCGGCTCAAGGGCGAGCGCTTGTTGGCGGTGCTCGAGGACGTGGCAGCCAACACCTTCAACCCCGATCCCTTCTACCAGCAGGGTGGCGATATGAGCCGGGTTTTTGGTCTCTCCTACGACCTGGCCGTCAATGCCCCCACCGGCCAGCGCATCCGCAACGTGGCCATCAAAGGCCGCCGCCTCGACCCCAACCGCGAGTACACCCTGGCTTCGTTTGGCGGGCGCTTGCAGCGCAGCGGTACCCTGGTAGAAAAATACACCCCCCGCCCCATCTACGACCTCATTGCCGAGTATCTGAAACAGGTCAAAACGGTCAACATTCCCCCACGCCCCGGTGTGCGGGTGTTGGATCAACGCTATGTGTTGCCCGGATAA
- the soxX gene encoding sulfur oxidation c-type cytochrome SoxX, whose product MLLVGLTLSQQSPFQQRLQQAINSGGSKFVETMKQDPDQALCSQYRDKLPAELVPAFLERQRALIKYPADGKLMGDWKQGEALFTNPRKGNCYACHTGDPKEAGAGRMGPGLVGYGARGTSEPVVKYTYDKIYNAWASMPCSLMYRAGYHGILSPEETAHVTAFLLDPASPVNAKR is encoded by the coding sequence ATGCTATTGGTGGGCCTTACCCTCTCGCAACAAAGCCCCTTCCAGCAGCGCCTGCAGCAGGCCATCAACAGCGGCGGTAGCAAGTTTGTCGAGACCATGAAGCAAGACCCCGACCAGGCTTTGTGCTCGCAGTACCGCGACAAGCTGCCGGCGGAGCTGGTGCCGGCATTTTTGGAGCGCCAGCGTGCCCTCATCAAGTACCCCGCCGACGGCAAGCTGATGGGCGACTGGAAGCAGGGCGAAGCCCTGTTCACTAATCCCCGCAAGGGCAACTGCTACGCCTGCCACACCGGCGACCCCAAGGAGGCCGGGGCCGGACGCATGGGGCCGGGCCTGGTGGGGTATGGGGCCCGCGGCACCAGCGAGCCGGTGGTCAAGTACACCTACGACAAGATTTACAACGCCTGGGCCTCCATGCCCTGCTCACTGATGTACCGGGCGGGCTACCACGGCATCCTGAGCCCGGAAGAAACCGCCCACGTGACCGCTTTCCTGCTCGACCCGGCCTCGCCGGTGAACGCCAAGAGGTGA
- the soxA gene encoding sulfur oxidation c-type cytochrome SoxA has translation MRNRSLWIGFLLALGVGLSIALTQQQEVDPYKEAERQRELFRQTAGILPGELYAAQGEELFAQKRGPKNVSLEACDFGLGPGKLEGALTQLPRYFADTKRVEDLETRIVSCMVRLQGFKPEEIKREDVKALTAYVASKSSEMPINVVPKTSQEIAMYNLGRELWYHRAGDRDMNCAICHDSYAGGRVRLSPVRSPRQGLSNEWPAYRFEADKLYTLQDRIAFCYESVGIHPPDHYSEPMIALSIYMLAEATKGKNKFTELPGFTR, from the coding sequence ATGCGCAACCGCAGCCTGTGGATTGGATTTTTGTTGGCGCTGGGGGTGGGTCTGAGTATTGCCCTCACCCAGCAGCAAGAGGTAGACCCCTACAAGGAGGCCGAGCGGCAGCGGGAGCTGTTCCGCCAGACCGCCGGCATCTTGCCCGGCGAGTTGTATGCCGCGCAGGGCGAGGAACTGTTCGCCCAGAAGCGGGGCCCTAAAAATGTATCGCTGGAAGCCTGCGACTTCGGCTTAGGGCCGGGGAAGCTCGAGGGTGCCCTGACCCAATTGCCGCGCTACTTTGCCGACACAAAGCGGGTGGAAGACCTCGAGACCCGCATCGTGAGCTGCATGGTGCGGCTCCAGGGTTTCAAGCCCGAAGAGATTAAGCGTGAGGATGTGAAGGCCCTCACCGCTTACGTGGCCTCCAAGTCGAGCGAGATGCCCATCAACGTGGTGCCCAAAACCTCCCAGGAGATTGCTATGTACAACCTGGGCCGGGAGCTTTGGTACCACCGGGCCGGCGACCGCGACATGAACTGCGCCATCTGCCACGACAGCTACGCCGGGGGCAGGGTGCGGCTCTCCCCGGTGCGCAGCCCGCGCCAGGGCCTTTCCAATGAATGGCCGGCCTACCGCTTCGAAGCCGATAAGCTCTATACCCTCCAAGACCGTATTGCTTTCTGCTACGAGTCGGTGGGCATCCACCCGCCCGACCACTACTCCGAGCCCATGATTGCCCTCTCCATCTACATGCTGGCCGAGGCCACCAAGGGCAAGAACAAGTTCACCGAACTGCCGGGCTTTACCCGCTAG